The proteins below come from a single Haemorhous mexicanus isolate bHaeMex1 chromosome 18, bHaeMex1.pri, whole genome shotgun sequence genomic window:
- the E2F1 gene encoding transcription factor E2F1, whose translation MAAAGGAAGLAALLGSASPHLLIVSAAAEEPAGGGHPDTDLLLFATPQPARPGAAPRRPALGRPPVKRKLNLETDHQYIAESLPVSRGKARNPAKGAKSPGEKSRYETSLNLTTKRFLELLSQSPDGVVDLNWAAEVLKVQKRRIYDITNVLEGIQLITKKSKNHIQWLGSQASVGAPGRHRLLEKELRELQAAERQLDDLIQMCTVQLRLLTEDPANQHAAYVTCQDLRSIVDPAEQMVMVIKAPPETQLQVSDPAEAFQVSVRSTQGPIDVFLCPEDSSGVCSPVKSPFKAPAEDSSPSHLQPRASLLLHPAQDVNMSLLPGEQEALLPGPSALPGKSPEEEVSLSPLASMDMLLEQSREDLAGFLGDEFINLSPPQAQDYHFGLEEGEGISELFDCNFGDFTPLDF comes from the exons atggcggcggcgggcggcgcggcggggctggcGGCGCTGCTGGGCAGCGCCTCCCCGCACCTCCTCATCGTCTCCGCCGCCGCCGAGGAGCCCGCGGGCGGCGGCCACCCCGATACCGACCTTCTGCTCTTCGCCACGCCTcagcccgcccgccccggcgcCGCGCCTAGACGGCCCGCGCTGGGCCGCCCGCCG GTGAAGAGGAAGCTGAACTTGGAGACGGATCACCAGTACATAGCAGAGAGTTTGCCAGTGAGCCGGGGCAAGGCCAGGAACCCTGCTAAAG GGGCAAAGTCTCCTGGAGAGAAGTCCCGGTATGAAACCTCCCTGAACCTCACCACCAAGCgcttcctggagctgctgagccagtCCCCAGATGGTGTGGTGGACCTCAACTGGGCAGCCGAGGTGCTGAAGGTGCAGAAGAGGCGCATCTACGACATCACCAATGTCTTGGAGGGCATACAGCTCATCACCAAGAAGTCCAAGAACCACATCCAGTGGCT GGGCAGCCAGGCCTCCGTGGGAGCTCCAGGTCGGCACCggctgctggagaaggagctgcgGGAGCTGCAGGCGGCCGAGCGGCAGCTGGATGACCTCATCCAGATGTGCACGGTGCAGCTGCGCCTGCTCACCGAGGACCCCGCCAACCAGCA CGCAGCCTATGTCACCTGCCAGGACCTCCGCAGCATCGTGGACCCCGCGGAGCAAATGGTGATGGTTATCAAAGCCCCCCCAGAGACCCAGCTGCAGGTGTCAGACCCAGCAGAG gcgTTCCAGGTCTCTGTGCGAAGCACTCAGGGCCCCATCGATGTGTTCCTCTGCCCCGAGGACAGCTCGGGGGTCTGCAGCCCTGTCAAGAGCCCCTTCAAAGCCCCTGCTGAGGATTCTTCTCCCAGCCATTTACAGCCCAgagcctccctgctcctgcatcctGCCCAGGATGTGAACATGTCTCTGCTGCCCGGAGAGCAAG AAGCGCTGCTGCCAGGGCCGAGCGCGCTGCCCGGCAAGAGCCCGGAGGAGGAGGTGAGCCTGTCGCCCCTGGCCTccatggacatgctgctggagcagagcagggaggaccTGGCAGGTTTCCTGGGAGATGAGTTCATCAACCTGTCGCCGCCACAGGCGCAGGACTATCACTTCGGGCTGGAGGAGGGCGAGGGCATCAGCGAGCTCTTCGACTGCAACTTTGGGGACTTCACCCCCTTGGACTTCTGA